CTTCGACCAGATCTTCAATCAGGCCGCCAAGTTTCGCTATATGTTCGGCGGCAAGGCAGTGACGCCTGTCGTGATTCGCACGATGCAGGGCGCTGGCCTGCGCGCGGCCGCGCAGCACTCGCAGATGCTGACGTCGTTGTTCACCCACATACCCGGCCTGAAGGTGGTGTGCCCGTCGACGCCGTACGACGCGAAGGGTTTGCTGATCCAGGCGATCCGCGACAACGATCCGGTCATCTTCTGCGAGCACAAGCTGCTGTATGGCCGCGACGGCGACGTGCCGGAAGAGTCGTATGCGATTCCGTTCGGTGAAGCGAACGTGGTGCGCGAAGGCGACGACGCGACGATCGTCACGTATGGCCGGATGGTTCATCACGCGACCGATGCCGCCGAAACGCTCGCGAAAGAGGGCATCCAGGCCGAGGTGATCGATTTGCGCACGACCTCGCCGCTCGACGAGGAAACGATATTGGAAAGCGCTGAGCGCACCGGACGCGTCGTCGTGGTCGACGAGTCGAATCCGCGCTGCTCGATTGCGACCGATATCGCCGCGCTGGTCGCGCAGCGCGCGTTCCATTCGCTGAAGGCGCCGATCGAACTCGTGACCGCGCCGCATACGCCCGCGCCTTTCGCAGGCGTGCTCGAAGACATGTATATCCCGTCGGCGGAGAACATCGCCGCGGCCGTGCGGAAAGTAAGGAGCTGAGCAATGCCGATTCACATGATCACGATGCCCAAGTGGGGGCTGTCGATGGAGCAGGGGCAGGTCAACGGCTGGCTGAAGGAGGTCGGCGAAAAAGTCGCGAAGGGCGACGAGATACTCGACGTCGAGACCGACAAGATATCGTCGGGCGTCGAGTGCGCTTTCGACGGCACATTGCGCCGGCAGATCGCGCAGCAGGGCGACACGCTGCCGATCGGCGCGCTGCTCGGCGTGGTCGCGGACGCCGAGACCTCCGATGCCGACATCGATGCAGCCGTCGAGGCGTTCCAGCGCGACTTCGTGCCGGCCACCGCGGATGCCGCGGACGCGGGGCCGCAGCCGGAAAAAGCGCAGATCGGCGGGCGCACCGTGCGTTACCTGAAGATCGGCGACGGCGGCACGCCCGCTGTGCTGATCCACGGCTTCGGCGGCGATCTGAACAACTGGCTCTTCAACCATGCGGATCTCGCCGCGCACCGCGCGGTGTGGGCGCTGGATTTGCCAGGGCACGGCGAGTCGGGCAAGGCGGTCGACACGGGCAGCCTCGACGAACTGGCGGACAGTGTGATCGCGTTTCTCGATGACCGGGGCATCGAGCGCGCGCATCTGGTCGGCCATTCGATGGGCAGCGCCGTGTCGATGACGGTCGCCGCGAAGGCTCCCGAACGCGTCGCGTCGCTGGCCTTGATCGCGGGCGCGGGGCTCGGCGACGAGATCAACCGCGAGTACATCGAAGGCTTCGTCGCGGGCAGCAGCCGCAACACGCTGAAGCCGCATCTGGTGAAGCTGTTCGCCGACGGGTCGCTGGTCACGCGGCAACTGGTCGAAGACATCGTCAAGTACAAGCGGCTCGAAGGCGTGAACGACGCGTTGCGCAAGATTGCCGCGTCCGCGTTCGAAGGCGGGGTGCAAAGCCGCGTCTATCGCGACCGGCTCGACACGCTCGCGCCGCGCACGCTGGTGATCTGGGGGGCGCAGGACCAGATCATTCCGGCCGCGCACGCACAGGGGCTGCCCGCTCAGGTGCGCGTGCACGTAATCGACGGCAAGGGGCACATGGTGCAGATGGAGGCTGCATCGGACGTGAACCGCCTGCTCAACGAGTTCTTCGGATAACCGCGATGGACGCCGCTTCTCATACCGACAGCGTCACGGCGCTTGGCCAGCATGGCAAGCGCAATCGCGACAAGCTCGCCCGCATTCCGGTGAAGATCGTGCCGGCGGACCATGCGGCCGTCTTGCCGAAGCCGCCCTGGCTGCATGCTCGGCCGATGATGAGCGAAACCGTCGCGGGCATGGCGGCGGTTCTGCGCGAGCACAAGTTGCATTCGGTCTGCGAGGAGGCGATGTGTCCGAACATCGGCGAGTGCTTCGCGCAGCGCACCGCGACATTCATGATCATGGGAGGGATCTGCACGCGGCGCTGCGCGTTCTGCGACGTCGCGCATGGCCGGCCGCAAGCGCTCGACGAGGACGAGCCCGCGCGGCTCGCCGACGCCGTCGCGGCGCTGGGGCTGCGCTACGCGGTGATTACATCGGTGGACCGCGACGATCTGCGCGACGGCGGCGCCGCGCACTTCGCGCGCTGTATCGCGCTGGTGCGCGAGCGCGTGCCGGGCATTCGCGTCGAAATCCTGACGCCGGATTTTCGCGGGCGCATCGGGCGCGCGCTCGATGCGCTGTCCGGGGCGTGGCCCGACGTCTTCAACCACAACATCGAGACGGTGCCGTCGCTGTATCGGGCGGCGCGGGCAGGCGCGGACTATCGCGGCTCGCTCGAATTGCTGTCGCGAGCGAAACGCCAGAACGCGGCGGCGTTGACCAAATCCGGCCTGATGGTCGGCCTCGGCGAGACCGACAGCGAACTGCTCGCCACGATGCGCGATCTGCGCGACCACGACGTCGACGTACTGACGATCGGTCAGTATCTCGCGCCGTCGCGGTATCACATGCCGGTGCGGCGATATGTGCCGCCCGCGACTTTCGACATGCTGCGCGATGAAGGTTTGAAGATGGGGTTCGTCGAAGTAGTGGCGGGGCCGCTCGTGCGCTCGTCGTATCACGCGGATCGGACGCCGCAAGGCCACGCCCCAATCCCGTGAATACCTCCCCGTAACATCGGCTTTTCGACCGATTGGCCGCCAGCCAGGTAGCCGACAATTGGTGGCTATACGAGGCGAGTCCCAGCGCGCGGCTGCCTCCCGGACGACGAAACGGTATTCGTCACCACGTGCACTTTGTCGAGGCAGACATGTCAAGCAACATTACGATCACGGACGAACTCGTAGCTGAAATCGCAAACCGGATGGCCGACGAGGGCCAGAAGGTGTCTCCCGTCGCCATCTGGTCCGAAGTCCATAG
The nucleotide sequence above comes from Paraburkholderia youngii. Encoded proteins:
- a CDS encoding alpha-ketoacid dehydrogenase subunit beta, which codes for MARKITYSQAINEALSQEMARDETVIVMGEDNAGGAGSPGEQDAWGGVLGVTKGLFHKYPGRVLDTPLSEGGFIGAAVGAAACGLRPVAELMFIDFMGVCFDQIFNQAAKFRYMFGGKAVTPVVIRTMQGAGLRAAAQHSQMLTSLFTHIPGLKVVCPSTPYDAKGLLIQAIRDNDPVIFCEHKLLYGRDGDVPEESYAIPFGEANVVREGDDATIVTYGRMVHHATDAAETLAKEGIQAEVIDLRTTSPLDEETILESAERTGRVVVVDESNPRCSIATDIAALVAQRAFHSLKAPIELVTAPHTPAPFAGVLEDMYIPSAENIAAAVRKVRS
- the lipA gene encoding lipoyl synthase, with product MDAASHTDSVTALGQHGKRNRDKLARIPVKIVPADHAAVLPKPPWLHARPMMSETVAGMAAVLREHKLHSVCEEAMCPNIGECFAQRTATFMIMGGICTRRCAFCDVAHGRPQALDEDEPARLADAVAALGLRYAVITSVDRDDLRDGGAAHFARCIALVRERVPGIRVEILTPDFRGRIGRALDALSGAWPDVFNHNIETVPSLYRAARAGADYRGSLELLSRAKRQNAAALTKSGLMVGLGETDSELLATMRDLRDHDVDVLTIGQYLAPSRYHMPVRRYVPPATFDMLRDEGLKMGFVEVVAGPLVRSSYHADRTPQGHAPIP
- a CDS encoding acetoin dehydrogenase dihydrolipoyllysine-residue acetyltransferase subunit gives rise to the protein MPIHMITMPKWGLSMEQGQVNGWLKEVGEKVAKGDEILDVETDKISSGVECAFDGTLRRQIAQQGDTLPIGALLGVVADAETSDADIDAAVEAFQRDFVPATADAADAGPQPEKAQIGGRTVRYLKIGDGGTPAVLIHGFGGDLNNWLFNHADLAAHRAVWALDLPGHGESGKAVDTGSLDELADSVIAFLDDRGIERAHLVGHSMGSAVSMTVAAKAPERVASLALIAGAGLGDEINREYIEGFVAGSSRNTLKPHLVKLFADGSLVTRQLVEDIVKYKRLEGVNDALRKIAASAFEGGVQSRVYRDRLDTLAPRTLVIWGAQDQIIPAAHAQGLPAQVRVHVIDGKGHMVQMEAASDVNRLLNEFFG